One Owenweeksia hongkongensis DSM 17368 genomic region harbors:
- a CDS encoding PfkB family carbohydrate kinase translates to MMSLLIVGTVAFDELITPFGESGKILGGSGTYAGLSASNFMDDINIVSVVGEDFPEEHLANFRKKGISTEGINVVKGGKTFFWKGKYHNDMNTRDTLDTQLNVLADFDPVIPESFRKSDFLMLGNLTPAVQMNVLDQMEERPKLVILDTMNFWMDIAMDELKAVLKKIDVLTINDEEARQLSGEYSLVRAAQKIFEMGPKYLIIKKGEHGALLFGEGEVFFAPALPLEEVFDPTGAGDTFAGGFIGHLAHTRDISFDNMKRAVIFGSALASFCVEKFGTERIAAITPEEMNERVSQFIELTQFEIEL, encoded by the coding sequence ATTATGAGTTTACTTATTGTAGGTACCGTAGCCTTTGATGAATTGATTACTCCCTTTGGCGAATCGGGCAAAATATTAGGCGGTTCCGGCACTTACGCTGGGCTTTCTGCTTCCAATTTTATGGATGACATCAACATTGTTTCCGTTGTTGGAGAAGATTTTCCGGAAGAGCATTTGGCAAACTTTCGTAAAAAAGGAATCTCTACGGAAGGAATCAATGTGGTAAAAGGCGGTAAAACGTTCTTTTGGAAAGGGAAGTACCACAACGATATGAACACTCGTGATACCTTAGATACACAACTTAATGTGTTGGCGGATTTTGATCCGGTAATTCCAGAAAGCTTTAGAAAGAGTGACTTCCTGATGTTGGGTAACCTTACTCCAGCTGTGCAGATGAATGTACTTGACCAAATGGAGGAACGTCCTAAGTTGGTGATTTTGGATACCATGAACTTTTGGATGGATATTGCTATGGACGAGCTAAAAGCTGTGCTCAAGAAGATTGATGTTCTTACGATAAATGATGAAGAAGCACGCCAGCTTAGTGGTGAGTATTCATTGGTAAGGGCTGCTCAAAAGATTTTTGAAATGGGTCCAAAATATTTAATCATCAAGAAAGGTGAGCATGGAGCGCTCTTGTTCGGGGAAGGTGAAGTATTCTTTGCACCAGCATTGCCCTTGGAGGAAGTATTTGATCCAACCGGAGCAGGAGATACTTTTGCCGGTGGATTTATCGGTCACTTGGCGCACACTCGCGATATTTCTTTTGACAATATGAAGCGTGCGGTAATTTTTGGTTCTGCATTGGCATCTTTTTGTGTGGAGAAATTTGGGACAGAGCGCATAGCAGCCATTACTCCTGAAGAAATGAATGAACGCGTAAGCCAATTTATTGAACTTACTCAGTTTGAAATAGAGCTATAA
- a CDS encoding sensor histidine kinase: protein MSLNHKLKSRFNFTDYVSGKDLLENKIFNAATLVFFLLSTATTALASFYESTLWVRLSLSILSLIFLYIFYNAHYKGRYILSSKVFVLLTLLFNDVAWCWSISSTHTANYFFVLIIVVNLTILKVRDHLGFMILTVVNVVVVQYLAYNFPNYILTNPELFEELTFPFPGFYRLMSLVILISVVLNYFKKSYERERADSHLKSRQLINNNEALRHRNEHLESMARMVSHNLRSPMAGLKMIMNLFDRMETPEDKAELLKNFKDGSQVMFDMVDDFSEILMDYRELVKDLEPLELAVHLENVKKQLASQIKESGAVINADFSGFPEIIYSRLFLESIFLNMISNSIKYAQPDTKPIIEISSYVDDGLVMLTFSDNGIGIDLDRHGKDVFKMYKTFHGKKNVDSKGVGMFITKNQVEIMGGKIDIDSTPNQGTQFYIELYRL, encoded by the coding sequence ATGTCATTGAACCATAAACTCAAATCTCGCTTTAACTTTACCGATTACGTCTCCGGTAAAGACTTGCTTGAAAACAAGATTTTCAACGCAGCTACACTTGTTTTCTTTTTGTTGAGCACCGCCACAACGGCTTTGGCTAGTTTTTATGAGTCTACCTTATGGGTAAGGCTTTCGCTTTCTATACTCTCGCTTATATTTCTCTATATTTTTTATAACGCACATTACAAAGGGCGCTACATTCTATCCAGCAAAGTGTTTGTTTTACTTACCCTATTGTTTAATGATGTAGCCTGGTGCTGGAGTATTTCTTCCACCCACACTGCAAACTATTTCTTTGTGCTCATAATAGTTGTAAACCTCACTATACTCAAGGTTAGAGATCACTTGGGGTTTATGATACTTACCGTTGTAAATGTTGTGGTAGTACAGTATTTGGCCTACAATTTCCCTAATTATATTCTCACTAACCCTGAGCTTTTTGAAGAGCTTACATTTCCCTTCCCAGGTTTTTATCGTCTCATGAGCCTGGTGATTTTGATTTCTGTAGTTCTAAATTACTTCAAGAAAAGCTATGAGAGAGAACGTGCTGATTCGCATTTAAAAAGCCGTCAACTGATAAACAACAATGAGGCTTTGCGGCACAGAAATGAACACCTCGAATCTATGGCCAGAATGGTGTCTCACAATTTGCGTTCTCCAATGGCAGGGCTTAAGATGATTATGAACCTCTTTGACAGAATGGAAACGCCTGAGGATAAGGCAGAGCTTTTAAAAAACTTTAAAGACGGCTCACAGGTAATGTTTGATATGGTAGATGATTTCTCAGAAATACTAATGGACTACAGAGAGCTTGTGAAAGACCTTGAGCCACTCGAATTAGCAGTGCATTTAGAAAATGTAAAAAAACAACTCGCATCTCAAATAAAAGAAAGTGGAGCAGTGATAAATGCAGACTTTTCCGGGTTTCCTGAAATAATTTACTCACGACTATTTTTAGAAAGCATTTTCCTAAATATGATTTCAAACTCCATAAAATATGCGCAACCGGATACTAAGCCAATCATTGAGATTTCATCTTATGTGGATGATGGATTAGTAATGCTTACTTTTAGTGACAATGGTATTGGAATAGACCTAGACCGACATGGTAAAGATGTATTTAAAATGTATAAAACATTTCATGGCAAAAAGAATGTAGATAGTAAAGGAGTAGGTATGTTTATCACCAAAAACCAAGTGGAAATAATGGGTGGAAAAATTGATATTGACAGTACTCCTAACCAAGGAACTCAATTTTACATTGAGCTTTATAGGTTATAA
- a CDS encoding enoyl-CoA hydratase/isomerase family protein, which translates to MAYENVVVNHEEQYSIITINRPKQMNALNKQTIEELHDALTKLNADENVRAVIITGSGEKAFVAGADIKEFANFNISEGTELAARGHELLFDFVENFNKPVIAAVNGFALGGGLELAMACHIRVASYNAKLGLPETGLGLIPGYGGTQRLARLIGHGRAIEMITTAQMIDAERAHEMGLVNHLYTADELMTEAVNLVKKMLKNSPNALKSAIRSVNAGYRTGIDGYKVEIEEFGKCFGTKDFVEGTTAFLEKRKPSF; encoded by the coding sequence ATGGCTTACGAAAACGTAGTAGTTAATCACGAGGAGCAGTACTCCATTATTACAATCAACCGCCCCAAGCAGATGAATGCGCTGAATAAGCAAACCATCGAAGAGCTTCATGATGCTCTAACTAAGCTTAACGCAGATGAAAATGTGCGTGCAGTAATCATCACCGGAAGTGGAGAAAAGGCTTTTGTGGCGGGAGCGGATATTAAGGAGTTTGCCAATTTTAACATAAGTGAAGGAACCGAACTAGCTGCCCGCGGACATGAGTTGCTTTTTGACTTTGTAGAAAATTTTAACAAGCCTGTGATTGCAGCTGTTAATGGTTTTGCCCTTGGCGGTGGATTAGAATTGGCTATGGCTTGTCATATTCGTGTGGCTTCGTACAATGCTAAATTAGGTTTGCCAGAAACAGGTCTTGGGCTAATCCCGGGATATGGTGGTACTCAGCGTTTGGCAAGATTGATTGGCCATGGTAGGGCTATTGAAATGATTACCACAGCACAAATGATTGATGCCGAAAGAGCGCATGAAATGGGCTTGGTAAATCATCTTTACACAGCTGATGAGTTGATGACCGAGGCTGTGAATTTGGTAAAGAAAATGCTTAAGAATTCGCCTAACGCTTTGAAGAGCGCTATTAGAAGTGTAAATGCCGGCTACCGCACAGGTATTGACGGCTACAAAGTAGAGATTGAAGAATTTGGAAAGTGCTTTGGCACTAAGGATTTTGTAGAAGGCACCACTGCATTTTTAGAAAAGAGAAAACCCTCTTTTTAA
- a CDS encoding RNA-binding S4 domain-containing protein, with product MRIDKFLWSVRKYKTRSLATDEIRKDKVSINGDTAKPSRDVKVGDTIHFRIEGIEYGLKVLDIPKSRVGAKLVPDFIKDVTAEEELNKKEFIQLMRSYDRRKGTGRPTKKERRDLDDFKE from the coding sequence ATGAGGATTGATAAATTTCTTTGGAGTGTACGCAAGTACAAAACGCGCTCTCTTGCTACCGATGAAATACGAAAGGATAAGGTTTCTATAAATGGTGATACCGCAAAACCATCTCGCGATGTAAAAGTTGGCGATACTATACATTTCAGGATAGAAGGAATAGAGTATGGCCTCAAAGTTTTGGATATCCCAAAGTCGAGAGTGGGAGCCAAACTTGTGCCTGATTTTATAAAAGATGTAACCGCTGAAGAAGAACTGAATAAAAAAGAGTTCATTCAACTAATGCGCAGCTATGATCGCAGGAAAGGTACAGGACGTCCTACAAAAAAGGAAAGACGTGATTTAGATGATTTTAAGGAGTAA
- a CDS encoding SIMPL domain-containing protein, which produces MKRNMLGRIVFQCIMGASLLMPAANLMAQDEPTSKKTSGTIAVSGSADMNIVADHVAIQIVADHTDANAREAYKMTTEEMSKAIAYLKKRDDIENIKTTQVMLYPRIRDYKSGAKEYNARQTLNFELKKLENYDEVMLSLIDMGINGVGNVQFKSTEEENYEEVLMRKAVQDARKKAVILASELGQEVGAAKVIDEQGNAGPYPMAEYKMAFSSDSSAGGGGPSVSPGTLKITKTVQIQFELK; this is translated from the coding sequence ATGAAACGAAACATGCTTGGAAGAATAGTTTTTCAATGTATAATGGGCGCTTCACTGCTAATGCCGGCTGCTAATTTGATGGCCCAAGATGAGCCCACCTCCAAAAAAACAAGTGGAACAATTGCGGTAAGCGGAAGTGCGGACATGAATATTGTGGCGGATCATGTAGCTATACAAATTGTGGCTGACCACACAGATGCAAATGCCCGTGAAGCTTACAAAATGACGACCGAAGAAATGAGCAAGGCGATTGCTTATTTGAAAAAACGAGATGACATTGAAAATATTAAAACCACACAAGTAATGCTCTACCCTCGTATTCGAGATTATAAGAGTGGAGCTAAAGAATACAATGCGCGTCAAACATTAAATTTTGAGTTGAAGAAACTGGAGAACTATGACGAGGTAATGCTGAGCCTTATAGATATGGGCATAAATGGAGTGGGCAATGTGCAGTTTAAAAGTACAGAGGAGGAAAACTACGAAGAAGTATTGATGCGCAAAGCAGTGCAGGATGCTCGCAAAAAAGCCGTTATTTTGGCCTCAGAGTTGGGTCAGGAAGTTGGCGCAGCCAAGGTGATTGATGAGCAGGGAAATGCAGGGCCGTATCCAATGGCGGAGTATAAAATGGCTTTTTCTTCTGATTCATCCGCAGGAGGGGGAGGTCCATCGGTATCTCCGGGAACCTTGAAAATCACCAAAACCGTACAGATACAATTTGAACTAAAGTAA
- a CDS encoding DUF4114 domain-containing protein, with translation MKKLYALALFLTVNACLKAQSYQYLGSFNSNGRPNYLDTRDTVSPSLLSDIDASLPEGYPVPTFNPQYIANGVPTDIILTDSADVWVTFVGEGAGYRNVLGYYTYDITNPLITAPTPADIKIVFPNVSALYSGGELLVGDRVKIGTFPANTGIGWVLLANGFQNSTVTSGNWTLYSDPRFNPESDVTLRNHNVLLNDSANGLVVLGFEDIRRDYSSCDQDFNDALFYVKSNPIEAISTTGMEAITPTGQGVSSGFNGGLESRGGLSQLIGKRNLNRMQKGAKPAQFINEQYRYVELPAAAKKSSGAMSLEQLPPAELLCAKDAFTTTPYDLLTITNAQEVLAVDYMDGEQRKASFLATRTQGDVYDHTKTICDRLTGAELLNVEVVEINGFEFLQSTIKRTNGEVEYATTFSVFEEDGVYDLQSLWNLANYRKGDEVINVQVWASAPAYTKELVMKVVSNLPDQTTQQQLPEVPEVYVSKAFYKDGNIQAVFKNRGGATGLEVSGVLRATEVESAFGYKESVSLSGEKTQEVSIVTGHLFDAGLAFYSNGKMVDYVYQADGSWGLDYQQAYTQIQSFEIDESSTDEVLEDEYLVERSVRIAAATNDYVSVYRFLKAGAMPVNLEEYKSLKLDFAGHESMEIFLMLENTNWQDYPSVKVLQGEVSVSLEQFGDVDFTKVTGLIFAFSPNDDGAVEAGLKNARFSKKTSVFVADSNLNTLEVYPNPAIEKLNFWVTEEMGSEGVFSVQSLDGVERMNQEVSALGSKEIRIKNLPTGVYIVKYTTAKGEWTGKILKR, from the coding sequence ATGAAAAAGTTATACGCACTTGCTCTATTCCTTACGGTAAATGCTTGCCTAAAAGCACAGAGCTATCAATACCTTGGGAGTTTTAATTCAAATGGCCGCCCAAACTATTTAGATACTCGCGACACAGTTTCTCCAAGTTTGCTAAGCGATATTGACGCAAGTCTTCCGGAAGGGTATCCGGTGCCTACTTTCAACCCTCAGTACATTGCCAATGGCGTTCCTACGGATATTATTCTTACCGATTCAGCAGATGTGTGGGTGACCTTTGTAGGAGAGGGAGCGGGCTACAGAAATGTATTGGGCTACTACACTTATGATATCACGAATCCTTTAATTACCGCGCCCACTCCGGCAGATATCAAAATAGTTTTCCCAAATGTATCGGCACTTTACTCTGGTGGAGAACTCCTAGTGGGGGATCGAGTGAAAATCGGAACATTCCCTGCAAATACGGGAATTGGCTGGGTGCTTTTGGCCAACGGATTTCAAAACTCTACCGTAACTTCAGGGAACTGGACGCTTTACTCTGACCCACGTTTTAATCCCGAAAGTGATGTGACTTTGAGAAATCATAATGTACTACTGAATGATTCAGCAAATGGTTTGGTGGTGTTGGGTTTTGAGGACATCCGTAGAGATTACAGCAGTTGTGACCAGGATTTTAATGACGCGCTGTTTTATGTGAAGTCAAACCCTATCGAGGCCATTTCTACCACTGGCATGGAAGCCATCACGCCTACCGGGCAGGGTGTTTCCAGTGGTTTCAATGGCGGACTGGAAAGCCGTGGTGGACTGTCGCAACTAATAGGAAAGCGCAATCTGAATAGGATGCAAAAAGGTGCAAAACCTGCGCAGTTTATCAATGAGCAATATCGCTATGTAGAGCTTCCTGCTGCAGCCAAGAAGTCAAGCGGAGCGATGAGCCTAGAGCAATTACCACCTGCAGAATTGCTTTGTGCAAAAGATGCATTTACCACTACACCTTATGATTTGTTGACCATCACCAATGCACAGGAAGTATTAGCTGTGGATTATATGGACGGGGAACAGCGGAAAGCATCTTTTTTGGCCACCCGTACACAGGGTGATGTGTATGATCATACCAAGACTATTTGTGATCGCCTTACTGGTGCAGAGTTGCTAAATGTGGAGGTTGTTGAGATCAACGGGTTTGAGTTTTTGCAAAGCACTATCAAAAGAACAAACGGAGAAGTAGAGTATGCTACTACTTTTTCAGTTTTTGAAGAAGATGGTGTGTATGATTTGCAAAGCCTTTGGAACCTTGCCAATTACCGCAAAGGGGATGAGGTGATCAACGTGCAGGTATGGGCTTCTGCGCCAGCATACACCAAAGAGCTGGTGATGAAGGTAGTTTCTAATCTACCTGACCAAACTACTCAGCAGCAGTTGCCAGAAGTGCCGGAGGTGTATGTGAGCAAAGCTTTTTACAAGGATGGAAACATCCAGGCTGTGTTCAAAAATAGAGGTGGGGCCACCGGGCTGGAAGTAAGCGGTGTTCTGCGTGCCACTGAGGTGGAAAGCGCTTTTGGATATAAAGAAAGTGTAAGCTTGAGCGGAGAAAAAACGCAAGAGGTAAGTATTGTAACAGGTCATTTGTTTGATGCTGGGCTGGCCTTTTACAGCAATGGTAAAATGGTGGACTATGTATATCAGGCGGATGGTAGTTGGGGTCTGGATTACCAGCAAGCATACACTCAGATACAAAGTTTTGAAATTGACGAATCTTCTACCGATGAGGTGTTGGAAGACGAATATTTAGTGGAGCGTTCGGTTAGAATTGCTGCGGCTACAAATGATTATGTTTCGGTATACCGTTTTCTGAAGGCTGGTGCTATGCCCGTCAACTTGGAGGAGTATAAAAGTTTGAAGCTTGACTTTGCAGGCCATGAGTCGATGGAAATTTTCCTGATGTTGGAAAACACCAATTGGCAGGATTACCCTTCAGTAAAAGTGCTACAGGGTGAGGTTTCTGTATCGCTTGAACAATTTGGAGATGTTGATTTCACCAAGGTCACAGGACTCATTTTTGCCTTTTCGCCTAACGATGACGGAGCTGTTGAAGCCGGCTTGAAGAATGCTCGATTCTCAAAAAAGACAAGTGTATTTGTGGCAGACTCAAATCTCAATACATTGGAGGTTTACCCCAATCCCGCTATTGAAAAACTGAACTTTTGGGTGACGGAAGAAATGGGTTCTGAGGGTGTGTTTTCCGTTCAGTCTTTGGACGGTGTAGAGCGGATGAATCAGGAAGTTTCAGCGCTGGGCTCAAAAGAAATACGAATTAAAAACCTGCCTACAGGAGTTTACATTGTAAAATACACCACCGCCAAAGGTGAGTGGACAGGTAAGATACTGAAGAGATAA
- a CDS encoding LytR/AlgR family response regulator transcription factor yields the protein MKPLKCIIVDDDPLSREALRHSIGRHSDLRLEGSYHNALEAKMALAKKDLDLVFLDIEMPEMTGFELLNSYKNIPQVVLVTSNKDHAFEAFRYDVTDFISKPIDHSRFEQAVERVLRYSQSMPQRVEEHNLVIKSDGVLVKINAGDIDYVEAMGDYIKVVLADSNYVVHSTMKAFITQLPDAFLRVHKSYIVNLDKVLEIDDSYLVGEYFNLPVSRSYKNDVKTKFKEYL from the coding sequence ATGAAGCCACTAAAGTGCATAATCGTTGATGACGATCCGCTTTCGCGTGAAGCGCTTCGTCACAGCATTGGAAGACACTCCGACCTTCGGCTTGAAGGGAGTTATCACAATGCTTTAGAAGCAAAAATGGCTCTAGCCAAAAAAGACCTTGATCTAGTTTTTCTTGATATAGAAATGCCGGAAATGACGGGTTTTGAGCTTTTGAATTCGTATAAAAATATTCCACAGGTTGTTTTAGTTACCTCAAATAAGGACCATGCATTTGAAGCCTTCAGGTATGACGTTACCGACTTCATTTCTAAACCTATCGATCATAGTCGTTTTGAGCAAGCTGTGGAGCGTGTACTTAGGTATTCTCAAAGCATGCCTCAGCGTGTGGAGGAGCATAACTTAGTGATAAAGTCAGATGGTGTTTTGGTAAAAATAAATGCTGGAGACATTGATTATGTAGAGGCGATGGGGGATTATATAAAAGTTGTACTTGCTGATTCAAATTATGTGGTGCACAGCACTATGAAAGCTTTTATTACTCAACTGCCCGATGCCTTTTTGCGTGTTCACAAATCATACATCGTAAATCTGGATAAGGTGCTAGAAATTGATGATAGCTATCTTGTGGGTGAATACTTTAACCTTCCGGTAAGTAGGTCTTACAAAAACGATGTAAAAACTAAATTCAAGGAGTATTTATAA
- a CDS encoding alpha/beta hydrolase: protein MLQEPHYITIQKTARYYLSGPLSHNYKHICFVLHGYGQLVPYFIRHFEELEMKDVLFIAPEGLHRFYLNGSKGRVGTSWMTKEDRLNDIADYCKYLDQLYEHFGEQIASAKSVGLFAFSQGVATACRWLTASEHKFDYLVNYAGAFPPDLDHKSAIAKMRNIPVHMLVGDADEYISLEKFGEHIRQLEAQGFEVEQETFEGEHKLYKPVLEGLFKKLLTP from the coding sequence ATGCTTCAGGAACCCCACTACATTACAATACAAAAAACGGCTCGCTATTACCTTAGCGGGCCGTTGTCACATAATTATAAGCACATTTGTTTTGTGCTGCACGGCTATGGCCAATTGGTGCCTTATTTTATCCGCCATTTTGAAGAACTGGAAATGAAGGATGTACTTTTTATTGCCCCCGAAGGTTTGCACCGTTTTTACCTTAATGGAAGCAAAGGAAGAGTTGGCACAAGCTGGATGACTAAGGAAGATCGGCTGAATGATATTGCCGATTACTGTAAATATCTGGATCAACTTTATGAGCACTTTGGTGAGCAAATAGCTTCTGCAAAAAGTGTGGGCCTATTCGCTTTTTCGCAAGGTGTGGCTACAGCGTGTAGGTGGCTTACGGCATCTGAGCATAAGTTCGATTACTTGGTAAATTATGCCGGGGCATTTCCTCCTGATTTAGATCATAAAAGTGCTATTGCCAAAATGCGAAACATACCTGTGCATATGCTGGTTGGGGATGCTGATGAATATATATCCTTGGAAAAGTTTGGCGAACATATTAGGCAATTGGAAGCACAAGGTTTTGAGGTGGAACAAGAAACTTTTGAAGGTGAACACAAGCTTTATAAACCAGTGCTTGAGGGTTTGTTTAAAAAGCTCCTTACTCCTTAA
- a CDS encoding sensor histidine kinase, with protein MKRFKLTLRARIFMSMILIILISFFLTGMIYFYHFKMENERYHHERLRRKEFAVLESINFLLREETSSVHADSLVGMFDTEICKLSKINTMDINIFSMNGGLLISSNPELFDKNVLNDTLHKSILSSIQSAHEPLLVKSDNYGTKYLSTYDYIRNNEGKAIAIINLPYFETEDVHRQDTENFLIRLSQIYLLLGIVSTFIAYLLSNYITGSLNAVGQKLKNIKINEPNPPLKWKFDDEIGTLVDEYNRMLAALEKSAIKLAKQERESAWQEMAKQVAHEIKNPLTPMRLNVQYLEKTLKCENPEKLHEFTESMISQIDTLSSIAEAFSRFASMPKLNFEKFPAKEIIQRTTALYPGYQIEFICEDQEVEIYGDQDQLVRVMNNLINNAIQAIPEGLEPELHVRMEQKEKEVLISISDNGCGIAEEQGERIFEPRFTTKTNGMGLGLAMVKNIIEGFGGRVWYNSNLGVGSTFYFTLPLSEH; from the coding sequence TTGAAACGTTTCAAGCTTACATTGCGTGCCCGCATCTTTATGTCGATGATTCTTATCATCCTCATTTCCTTTTTTCTTACGGGTATGATTTACTTCTACCACTTTAAAATGGAAAATGAGCGCTACCACCATGAGCGCTTGCGCAGAAAGGAATTTGCTGTACTGGAGTCTATCAACTTCTTACTTCGCGAAGAAACTTCCAGCGTGCATGCCGACTCGCTGGTAGGTATGTTTGACACAGAGATTTGCAAGCTTTCTAAAATCAACACTATGGATATAAACATCTTTAGTATGAACGGAGGTTTGCTTATTAGCAGCAATCCTGAACTGTTTGATAAAAATGTACTCAATGATACGCTTCACAAATCTATATTAAGTTCTATTCAGAGTGCGCATGAGCCACTTTTGGTAAAGTCGGATAATTATGGTACCAAATATCTTTCTACCTACGACTACATTCGGAATAATGAAGGAAAAGCGATTGCAATAATCAACCTTCCCTATTTTGAAACCGAGGATGTGCATCGTCAGGACACTGAGAACTTCCTGATACGCCTTAGTCAAATTTATCTTTTACTGGGAATCGTTTCTACCTTCATTGCTTATTTGCTTTCCAATTATATCACTGGGTCTTTGAATGCTGTAGGGCAAAAGCTGAAAAACATTAAAATCAATGAACCCAACCCTCCGCTTAAGTGGAAATTTGATGATGAGATTGGAACCTTGGTAGACGAATATAACCGGATGCTGGCTGCGCTGGAAAAGAGTGCCATAAAATTAGCCAAACAAGAACGGGAAAGTGCATGGCAGGAAATGGCCAAGCAGGTGGCGCATGAGATAAAGAACCCGCTGACACCAATGCGCCTTAATGTACAGTATTTGGAGAAGACCCTAAAGTGTGAAAACCCTGAAAAGCTGCATGAGTTTACTGAAAGTATGATTAGTCAAATTGATACCTTGAGCAGTATTGCTGAAGCATTTTCTAGGTTTGCCAGTATGCCTAAGTTGAACTTTGAGAAATTCCCCGCTAAGGAAATCATACAAAGAACTACAGCCCTTTATCCAGGCTATCAGATAGAATTTATTTGCGAAGATCAGGAGGTGGAGATTTATGGAGATCAGGATCAACTAGTGCGCGTGATGAATAATCTTATCAATAACGCCATCCAGGCAATACCCGAAGGACTGGAGCCAGAACTACATGTGCGCATGGAGCAAAAGGAAAAAGAGGTGCTGATCAGCATAAGCGATAATGGTTGTGGCATTGCTGAAGAGCAAGGAGAACGAATTTTTGAGCCTCGATTTACCACCAAAACAAATGGAATGGGCCTTGGCTTGGCCATGGTAAAAAACATTATCGAAGGTTTTGGAGGCAGGGTGTGGTACAATTCGAACCTAGGTGTTGGAAGTACGTTCTACTTCACATTACCTCTTTCTGAACATTAA
- a CDS encoding RNA polymerase sigma factor produces MDVEKELLEACIKQERRAQFELYKRCYSILMSVCMRYERNKEDAEFMLNQVFHKILTHLDRYDDKAPFEAWIRRIAINTQIDEFRKNSRSKLDYYEQPMDMAPLTVMDYNEADKKFDAEELETMIRMLPPVSQKVFNLYVIDGYNHKEIADQLDMSEGTSKWHLSSARKKLKAMMKKILNNVAVLL; encoded by the coding sequence ATGGACGTTGAAAAGGAACTGTTAGAAGCTTGCATTAAGCAGGAGCGTAGGGCTCAGTTTGAGCTGTATAAGCGCTGCTACAGTATTTTAATGTCGGTATGCATGAGGTACGAGCGCAATAAGGAGGACGCTGAGTTTATGCTCAATCAAGTATTTCACAAGATACTTACCCACCTCGATCGCTATGACGACAAAGCTCCATTTGAAGCTTGGATTAGACGAATTGCCATCAATACTCAAATTGATGAGTTTAGAAAAAACAGCCGCAGTAAGTTGGATTATTATGAGCAGCCCATGGATATGGCGCCACTCACGGTGATGGATTACAACGAGGCCGACAAAAAGTTTGATGCTGAGGAGCTGGAGACGATGATAAGGATGCTGCCTCCTGTTAGCCAAAAGGTGTTTAACCTATACGTGATTGACGGATATAATCACAAAGAAATAGCTGACCAGCTTGACATGAGCGAAGGGACGAGCAAATGGCACCTGAGCAGCGCTCGTAAGAAGTTGAAAGCAATGATGAAGAAAATACTGAATAACGTAGCGGTATTGTTATGA
- a CDS encoding GNAT family N-acetyltransferase, with translation MPKTLIIKSQSKQNFLQIETLAREIWEEHYTPIIGAAQVAYMLDKFQSVEAMQKQVSEGYEYFRIQEEGQLVGYLAFKEEQHGLFLSKVYVHSKARGKGLGKAAIEFVKTEVQKRGLSQIRLTVNKYNHNSIAAYLKMGFAKTRELVMDIGEGYVMDDYEMVLRVGS, from the coding sequence ATGCCTAAAACACTAATTATTAAAAGCCAATCGAAACAAAACTTCCTTCAAATCGAAACCCTTGCCCGTGAAATCTGGGAAGAGCATTATACACCCATTATCGGTGCCGCTCAGGTGGCCTATATGCTGGATAAGTTTCAAAGTGTGGAGGCCATGCAAAAGCAGGTTTCGGAGGGCTATGAATATTTTAGGATACAGGAAGAGGGGCAGCTTGTAGGCTATTTGGCTTTTAAAGAAGAGCAGCACGGGCTTTTTCTTAGCAAAGTGTACGTTCACTCTAAGGCACGTGGAAAAGGGCTTGGAAAAGCCGCTATCGAGTTTGTGAAAACAGAGGTTCAAAAACGTGGGCTTTCACAAATTAGGCTAACCGTAAACAAATACAATCACAACAGTATTGCGGCTTATCTCAAAATGGGTTTTGCCAAAACTCGCGAGCTGGTGATGGATATTGGGGAAGGCTATGTGATGGATGATTATGAAATGGTTCTTAGAGTTGGTAGTTAG